A stretch of Synechococcus sp. MIT S9220 DNA encodes these proteins:
- a CDS encoding ferredoxin--nitrite reductase, with translation MTTSSPSRPYLDGKKLNKIEQNKSAKDGLLVGSEIEKFAEMGWEQVDETDLQLRLKWYGMFWRPKTPGKFMLRLRVPNGVLSAQQLRVIGSIVERYGDNGNCDITTRQNLQLRGVLLGDLPEILRRLKEADLSTIQSGFDNPRNVTGNPIAGIDPKEILDTRPYTDELENFLTNNRKGNPEYSNLPRKWNTAVAGAKDNFLLHNDIAFHPVEKDGVMGFAVWIGGILSSQMNAYAIPLNAWVKPNEICRMTDTVIRLWRDNGERNKRPKGRFRMYLDEVGHDNFRNQVEEQFGPLTPDPGSVFDTTPRSHYGIHPQKQDGLVFAGLHVPVGRLTAQDLHDLATASITYGSGEVRLTEDQNVIIVGLPQAQVEAFESDPLLARFPLKPGAISAGTVSCTGSTYCGFALTNTKDQALAAAKELDQELDLPEELKIHWTGCPNSCGQAYMGAIGLTGAKAKNSEGKTDDGYTMTLGGSQGPNPTVGELHQKAIPAENIKEVLREVLIERFGAKPRTKS, from the coding sequence ATGACGACTAGCTCACCTTCCAGGCCTTATCTGGATGGCAAGAAGCTGAATAAGATCGAGCAGAACAAGTCGGCCAAAGATGGCCTACTAGTTGGAAGTGAGATTGAGAAATTTGCCGAAATGGGGTGGGAGCAGGTTGATGAAACCGACCTTCAATTGCGATTGAAATGGTATGGAATGTTTTGGCGGCCGAAAACACCCGGCAAATTTATGCTGCGCCTGCGGGTTCCGAACGGCGTGCTTTCGGCTCAACAGTTACGCGTTATCGGATCCATTGTTGAGCGCTACGGAGATAACGGCAACTGTGATATCACCACCAGGCAGAACTTGCAATTGAGAGGAGTGCTTCTTGGCGACCTGCCAGAAATCCTCAGGCGCCTGAAAGAGGCTGATCTGAGTACCATCCAGTCTGGCTTTGATAACCCCCGCAATGTCACCGGAAACCCAATTGCGGGAATTGATCCAAAGGAAATTCTCGATACCAGACCTTACACGGATGAACTTGAAAACTTTTTAACAAACAACCGAAAGGGCAATCCTGAGTACTCCAATCTTCCCAGAAAGTGGAATACGGCAGTAGCCGGTGCAAAAGACAATTTCCTTCTTCACAACGACATTGCATTCCATCCCGTTGAAAAAGATGGTGTGATGGGATTCGCTGTGTGGATTGGCGGCATTCTTTCATCACAGATGAATGCCTATGCCATTCCGCTGAATGCCTGGGTCAAGCCAAATGAAATTTGTCGGATGACCGATACGGTGATTCGTCTCTGGAGAGACAACGGAGAACGCAACAAACGCCCGAAAGGTCGATTCAGAATGTATCTCGATGAAGTTGGCCACGACAACTTCCGCAATCAGGTTGAAGAACAGTTCGGGCCATTAACACCCGACCCAGGGTCTGTGTTTGACACCACGCCCCGATCGCACTACGGCATTCACCCGCAAAAACAGGATGGGCTCGTCTTTGCGGGTCTCCACGTTCCGGTTGGTCGACTAACAGCACAGGATCTTCATGATCTGGCCACAGCGAGCATCACCTACGGAAGCGGAGAAGTGCGGCTCACTGAAGATCAGAACGTGATCATTGTTGGACTGCCGCAAGCACAGGTCGAAGCTTTTGAAAGCGATCCACTGCTCGCACGATTTCCGCTAAAACCTGGTGCGATTTCGGCTGGCACCGTGTCATGCACAGGAAGCACGTATTGCGGATTTGCACTCACCAACACCAAGGATCAAGCCTTGGCAGCTGCCAAAGAGCTCGATCAGGAGCTTGATCTGCCTGAAGAACTGAAAATTCACTGGACAGGTTGCCCCAACAGCTGCGGCCAGGCCTACATGGGCGCAATCGGCCTGACAGGCGCCAAAGCCAAAAACAGTGAGGGCAAAACAGATGATGGCTACACGATGACCCTTGGTGGATCACAAGGACCCAATCCGACGGTGGGTGAACTTCATCAGAAGGCCATTCCGGCTGAAAACATCAAAGAGGTTCTGCGCGAAGTGCTGATTGAACGATTCGGCGCAAAACCGCGAACTAAAAGCTGA
- a CDS encoding formate/nitrite transporter family protein: protein MDYVLPNELVDGMIGAGGKKSTVSVKNLLLRGFYSGAILGLAVILALTVGLKSGQPWLGSLLFPFGFASIVLFGMELVTGNFALLPMATWAGKSTWGATFRNWGWVWLGNWIGTAVVAVLMAISLTSGGTVDPASAADGGGMWQQVAAKIIALNKTNVVVKYENLQSMGFFLAIIRGLIANWLVCLGVTMALVSKSVPGKILACWLPITAFQSMGMEHIVVNQFLHTAGPILGSGVPFWKCIFWNFLPVTIGNIIGGMVFIGMLFYSTHRTNISNVLPSEHDDKLERELAAELGAR, encoded by the coding sequence ATGGACTACGTCCTGCCCAATGAACTTGTTGACGGCATGATCGGTGCCGGTGGCAAGAAATCCACCGTCAGCGTCAAAAACCTCTTGCTCAGAGGATTTTATTCGGGAGCCATCCTTGGTCTGGCCGTGATCCTTGCACTCACAGTGGGGCTCAAAAGTGGTCAACCATGGCTGGGCTCGCTGCTCTTCCCATTCGGTTTCGCCAGCATTGTCTTGTTTGGCATGGAGTTGGTCACAGGCAACTTCGCTCTTCTGCCAATGGCCACCTGGGCAGGTAAAAGCACCTGGGGTGCAACCTTTCGAAACTGGGGTTGGGTGTGGCTCGGCAACTGGATTGGAACTGCGGTTGTGGCAGTTCTGATGGCCATCAGCCTCACCAGTGGAGGAACAGTTGATCCTGCATCAGCTGCTGATGGTGGTGGAATGTGGCAACAGGTGGCAGCAAAAATCATCGCGTTGAATAAAACCAACGTTGTTGTCAAATATGAGAACCTTCAGTCGATGGGATTCTTCCTTGCCATTATTCGAGGCTTAATCGCCAACTGGCTGGTTTGCCTCGGTGTAACCATGGCCCTGGTGAGTAAAAGTGTGCCTGGAAAGATTCTGGCTTGCTGGCTACCCATCACAGCCTTCCAATCAATGGGGATGGAGCACATTGTGGTGAATCAGTTTCTGCACACCGCCGGGCCAATCCTCGGATCTGGAGTTCCTTTCTGGAAGTGCATTTTCTGGAACTTCCTGCCCGTCACCATTGGCAACATCATTGGCGGCATGGTGTTCATCGGCATGCTCTTTTACAGCACCCACCGCACCAACATCAGTAACGTGCTTCCAAGCGAACATGATGACAAACTGGAACGCGAGCTGGCCGCTGAGCTTGGCGCCCGCTGA
- a CDS encoding HEAT repeat domain-containing protein, whose translation MNEAVLWERLSKSRRAPLEPEWLGEVYSPSFSVELRRALCEKLGMLAEQGWPIIERLIQQHGALPDLVLAAGLCHQPAARDWLLDQLKNSSELAEVNLCILEALSCWGADVPEHVVKECLHHPGQHHRLAGLQLVGFRAHSLSDEELLKLCTEPLNDFRDPVVIATIRVLQRRDGAVISEHLSDLCKTGSDDVAAAAFRALGCIATPISQRWLKELSQTLSSESRKQLACQQLQQQFRI comes from the coding sequence GTGAATGAAGCCGTTCTCTGGGAACGGCTTTCAAAATCACGACGTGCTCCTTTGGAGCCCGAATGGCTGGGGGAGGTTTACTCTCCCAGCTTTTCAGTTGAGCTACGCCGTGCGCTCTGCGAAAAGCTTGGAATGCTGGCTGAACAAGGCTGGCCAATCATTGAACGATTGATTCAGCAGCATGGAGCACTTCCCGATCTTGTGCTGGCAGCTGGACTGTGCCACCAGCCAGCAGCGAGAGACTGGCTACTTGATCAACTCAAAAACAGCTCCGAATTAGCTGAAGTCAACCTCTGCATTCTTGAGGCTTTGTCTTGCTGGGGTGCAGATGTTCCAGAACATGTGGTGAAGGAGTGTTTGCATCACCCCGGACAACATCATCGCTTGGCGGGATTGCAGTTAGTGGGTTTCCGCGCTCATAGCCTGAGCGACGAGGAATTACTCAAGTTATGCACTGAACCCCTCAACGATTTCCGCGATCCAGTAGTGATCGCCACGATTCGGGTGTTGCAACGCAGGGATGGGGCGGTGATCAGTGAACACCTATCGGATCTGTGCAAAACCGGATCCGACGATGTCGCTGCTGCTGCGTTCCGTGCCCTTGGCTGCATCGCAACTCCGATCAGTCAACGTTGGCTGAAAGAGCTCAGCCAAACGCTCAGCAGTGAATCACGCAAACAATTGGCCTGCCAACAGTTGCAACAGCAATTTCGAATCTGA
- a CDS encoding DNA mismatch repair protein MutS, translated as MHGRSGGVVPESLIELQQALQQRRQAPVQLEVLTADTPPACSEQPSWLVPLLLWPGSHARADVPEIRHRMQREGADVELLPFLGSWQSWWALVAEALQPFAAQGSVLVHHPLSSEEADRFLLELSERMRLPLLSFDDWSDYQKIHPEAHPLMLALAPNRMTEALSEAGGLPPLLDLALIRQGLIDLLAALP; from the coding sequence GTGCATGGACGCTCAGGTGGCGTCGTTCCTGAATCATTGATTGAGCTGCAGCAGGCGCTCCAGCAACGTCGTCAGGCTCCTGTGCAGCTGGAAGTGCTCACTGCCGATACACCACCGGCGTGCTCAGAGCAGCCCAGTTGGTTGGTGCCTTTGTTGTTGTGGCCGGGATCGCATGCGCGTGCGGATGTGCCTGAGATCAGACATCGCATGCAGCGTGAAGGCGCGGACGTTGAGTTGCTTCCTTTCCTTGGGTCTTGGCAAAGCTGGTGGGCTCTCGTGGCTGAAGCACTTCAGCCCTTTGCTGCTCAGGGCTCAGTTCTGGTTCATCACCCATTGAGTTCTGAAGAGGCCGATCGTTTCCTCTTGGAGTTGTCCGAGCGCATGCGGCTGCCTCTGCTGTCCTTCGACGATTGGTCTGACTATCAGAAAATCCACCCCGAGGCTCACCCACTGATGCTTGCGCTGGCCCCCAATCGCATGACGGAGGCACTGAGCGAGGCTGGAGGTCTTCCACCGCTTCTTGA